A window of the Oryzias melastigma strain HK-1 linkage group LG11, ASM292280v2, whole genome shotgun sequence genome harbors these coding sequences:
- the LOC118599398 gene encoding glutamate receptor ionotropic, kainate 5-like produces the protein MLTEFRNVVSCKKNSRSRRRRPLSSMGGGVLRHPSRLALAGPRPLRLVRGMRLSNGKLYSGAGPLTGGLAELGGGMGGGPDLGPGPQRLLDDPLGCDAIPPASALVA, from the coding sequence ATGCTGACAGAGTTTCGGAACGTCGTCTCGTGTAAGAAGAACTCCCGATCTCGCCGGCGCCGACCCCTGAGCAGCATGGGAGGTGGAGTTTTACGTCACCCGTCCCGCCTGGCTCTGGCTGGCCCCCGCCCGCTACGGCTCGTTCGAGGGATGCGCCTCAGCAACGGGAAGCTCTACAGCGGCGCCGGCCCGCTGACGGGAGGCCTGGCGGAACTCGGGGGAGGCAtgggaggagggccggatctggggCCGGGACCGCAGAGACTACTGGACGACCCGCTGGGATGCGACGCCATCCCTCCCGCGTCGGCCCTCGTGGCC